In one window of Leptidea sinapis chromosome 31, ilLepSina1.1, whole genome shotgun sequence DNA:
- the LOC126974214 gene encoding NAD-dependent protein deacylase Sirt4, with translation MKMLINLRNIIQPRFTRHIVCVPAYKPPKEEDYEKLLKFLHNHDHILVLTGAGISTESGIPDYRSETVGLYARSNHKPVQYQEFVKYPKVRQRYWARNFIGWPRFSSIQPSTTHLVIKDLEKRGKVKAVVTQNVDRLHHKAGSLNVTELHGCGYIVKCLECSHEVDRFKLQVELLKQNPEMETSFNMIRPDGDVELSKEQVERFRAPICPNCEGPLKPDIVFFGDNVPKQRVEKVREEVKKSDAVFVMGSSLTVYSSYRIILQAKEENKDVAVLNIGPTRADDIADIKVSTKCGEILPDLYNTLVSS, from the exons ATGAAAATGTTGATCAACCTCAGAAACATTATTCAACCCCGCTTTACTAGACATATTGTTTGTGTTCCTGCATATAAACCACCAAAAGAAGAAGACTATGAGAAGCTCCTCAAATTTTTGCATAATCATGATCACATTTTGGTCCTAACTGGTGCTGGAATTTCAACCGAGTCTG GCATTCCTGACTACAGATCGGAAACAGTTGGATTGTATGCAAGATCTAATCACAAGCCTGTACAGTATCAGGAATTTGTCAAGTATCCAAAGGTACGGCAAAGGTACTGGGCTCGAAATTTTATTGGATGGCCTAGATTCAGCTCAATACAACCAAGTACAACACATTTGGTTATAAAGGATCTTGAAAAG AGGGGTAAAGTGAAAGCTGTAGTAACACAAAATGTTGACAGACTGCATCACAAAGCGGGATCACTTAACGTTACTGAGCTGCATGGATGTGGTTACATAGTAAAATGTCTCGAGTGTTCACATGAAGTCGACAGATTTAAGTTGCAAGTTGAATTACTGAAACAAAATCCTGAGATGGAAACGAGTTTTAATATGATAAGACCGGATGGTGATGTTGAACTATCAAAG GAGCAAGTTGAAAGATTTAGAGCTCCCATTTGCCCAAACTGTGAAGGGCCATTGAAACCGGATATAGTATTTTTTGGTGACAATGTACCAAAGCAAAGAGTAGAAAAAGTAAGAGAAGAAGTAAAGAAAAGTGACGCTGTTTTTGTTATGGGCTCAAGCTTAACTGTATATTCAAGTTACAGAATTATTTTACAAGCAAAAGAAGAGAATAAAGATGTTGCTGTATTGAATATAGGTCCGACTAGAGCAGATGATATAGCAGATATCAAAGTGTCAACAAAATGTGGTGAAATACTACCTGATCTTTATAATACTTTGGTTTCGtcttaa